One segment of Paenibacillus rhizovicinus DNA contains the following:
- a CDS encoding AAA family ATPase, producing the protein MFFVQMSGFPGSGKSTLAREIAKFTKAVIIDHDIVKTGLVEGMEVAKLEVDPKRAGGIAYHIEWSLVDFHLSQGYNVILDSPCLYDELVEKGTAVAEKHHAKYKYVECVLNDIAELNRRLTNRVRMITQIGPVDIPEERWQEVINRAKKPSHLECLKVDTSQPLDDYIEKVLFYIHN; encoded by the coding sequence ATGTTCTTCGTACAAATGTCCGGATTTCCCGGGTCGGGCAAATCGACGCTTGCCAGGGAAATCGCGAAATTCACGAAAGCCGTCATCATAGATCATGATATCGTGAAAACAGGCTTGGTTGAGGGAATGGAAGTAGCGAAACTAGAAGTGGATCCCAAGCGTGCCGGAGGGATCGCGTATCATATTGAGTGGTCTTTAGTCGATTTCCATCTCTCCCAGGGCTATAACGTTATACTGGATAGTCCTTGTTTGTACGATGAGCTGGTCGAGAAAGGTACGGCTGTGGCTGAGAAGCATCATGCGAAATATAAATATGTAGAGTGCGTATTGAACGATATTGCTGAACTTAATCGCCGGTTGACCAATCGCGTGCGGATGATCACCCAAATCGGGCCAGTCGATATTCCCGAAGAAAGATGGCAGGAGGTAATCAACCGAGCGAAAAAACCATCGCACTTGGAATGTCTGAAAGTAGACACTTCGCAACCCTTGGACGATTACATAGAGAAAGTGCTGTTCTATATTCATAACTAA
- a CDS encoding cation diffusion facilitator family transporter, translating into MMKKGNTSSLAAALGNAGVAILKGIAAGVSGSGAMFASAMHSVADSVNQAFVFTGSILAEREPTKRFPTGFGRVINLFCMVAVIVVTIMAYETIIEGFHLIRHPAHATNFWLNFIVLLISISVDGVVLIKAMKEIVHETRDEAKGFAVVGAAIRNVGRAAPPTRLVFYEDIVATSGAALALIAVIISRFTSFTVFDGIATIIIGLLMVGVAFKVGYDNMVGLIGVAAPRVVEDKIAQIILADAYVTDINKMRVIQEGRFYHVEGAIELRKGMTLADADDIKFRIRDKLLAMPEISDVTLGIIEDNGVRDWRKEEPLEPVHT; encoded by the coding sequence ATGATGAAAAAAGGAAATACCTCTTCGTTAGCAGCCGCACTCGGAAACGCGGGCGTTGCGATTTTGAAGGGAATAGCAGCGGGAGTGAGCGGAAGCGGCGCGATGTTCGCATCCGCGATGCACTCCGTTGCGGATTCAGTGAACCAGGCTTTTGTCTTTACCGGCAGTATTCTTGCCGAGCGCGAGCCTACGAAACGGTTTCCGACCGGATTCGGGCGCGTCATTAATCTATTTTGCATGGTCGCGGTTATCGTCGTTACCATCATGGCGTATGAAACGATCATAGAAGGATTTCATCTCATCCGGCACCCTGCGCATGCTACGAATTTCTGGTTGAATTTCATCGTTTTGCTCATTTCGATCTCGGTTGACGGCGTCGTCCTCATCAAAGCGATGAAAGAAATCGTCCATGAGACGCGCGACGAAGCGAAAGGCTTCGCTGTCGTTGGCGCCGCCATCCGGAACGTCGGACGCGCGGCCCCGCCTACGCGCCTCGTGTTCTACGAAGATATCGTAGCGACCAGCGGCGCGGCGCTCGCGCTTATCGCGGTTATCATATCCCGATTTACTTCCTTTACGGTCTTCGACGGGATCGCGACGATAATCATTGGTTTATTAATGGTCGGAGTGGCCTTCAAGGTCGGGTACGACAACATGGTCGGTCTGATCGGCGTCGCCGCACCTCGTGTCGTCGAAGATAAAATCGCGCAAATCATTCTTGCCGATGCCTACGTGACCGACATTAACAAGATGCGGGTCATCCAAGAAGGACGTTTCTACCACGTAGAAGGAGCAATCGAACTGCGCAAAGGGATGACGCTTGCGGATGCCGATGATATTAAGTTTCGGATCCGGGACAAGCTCCTCGCCATGCCGGAAATATCCGATGTCACTTTAGGAATCATTGAAGATAATGGCGTCCGCGATTGGAGAAAAGAAGAGCCGCTTGAGCCCGTCCATACCTAG
- a CDS encoding ABC transporter permease has product MMNRLSEASPLAMTVQDAERMTRLRGLPRIRTELNILFKIQFAMIRDSWVFVVLMATMFPLTNVLFMSIFVPDPSEKMMVQIIAGNMIFGVIFMGLNGLAQDISWQKHQEHFTFYASLPISKLNFVAANLMRGLMNTLPSLVILGVIGKYLFHIDLQLTWGLPIVILLSLASIVGIGTLLGFWSPNHNLTNILGQTAMMLVTFLTPVMVEADRFPPVMQWISYLLPTTYAADAMRIVLFKGWTGAVLLDCIVLLGFTLVTLVLVNRMVSWRVK; this is encoded by the coding sequence ATGATGAACCGTTTATCGGAAGCGTCGCCTCTTGCGATGACCGTCCAAGATGCTGAACGAATGACTCGATTAAGGGGGTTGCCGCGGATCAGAACGGAGCTGAATATTCTCTTCAAGATTCAGTTCGCGATGATTCGGGACAGCTGGGTGTTCGTCGTTCTGATGGCGACGATGTTCCCGCTGACGAACGTGTTGTTCATGAGCATTTTCGTACCCGACCCTTCGGAGAAAATGATGGTGCAGATTATCGCAGGGAATATGATATTCGGCGTTATCTTCATGGGTCTGAACGGTTTGGCGCAGGACATCTCCTGGCAGAAACACCAAGAGCATTTCACTTTCTATGCGTCGCTGCCGATTTCGAAGCTGAATTTCGTGGCAGCGAATCTGATGCGGGGGTTAATGAATACGCTGCCGTCGTTAGTCATTTTAGGCGTGATCGGCAAGTATTTGTTCCATATCGACCTGCAGCTGACGTGGGGATTGCCGATTGTCATTCTCCTCTCGCTGGCCAGCATCGTCGGCATCGGAACGCTGCTCGGATTCTGGTCTCCGAATCACAATCTAACGAACATTCTCGGGCAAACGGCGATGATGCTGGTCACGTTCTTGACGCCGGTCATGGTGGAGGCCGATCGCTTCCCGCCCGTCATGCAATGGATATCCTATTTGCTTCCGACGACGTATGCAGCCGATGCGATGCGGATCGTGCTGTTCAAAGGATGGACGGGAGCGGTGCTGCTGGATTGCATCGTATTGCTGGGATTTACGCTGGTTACGCTGGTCCTGGTAAACCGCATGGTAAGCTGGCGCGTGAAATAA
- a CDS encoding ABC transporter ATP-binding protein, with product MSAFVYDVQQVSQSYKKGKTRILANEHITMNIREGEIVGVLGPNGAGKSTLIKQLVGHLKPTEGRVLFCGQDVHKQTHTVAGLVAYFAQEPHVLSSLRVIDALVYTGQLRGMSAWEAKRQALELLERFEMSDLGDKLMKRLSGGQKRMIGIGTTLIGRSPVLIFDEPTNELDPKKRRLVWSLIQERNREGATVILVTHNVLEAEQVVDRVAVINHGRLLALDHVSRLKQRVDQRLKFELTAAYGKREEAESVLQLWGEVQAMSENRLRLLVEKEQAHRLFDFIMENPALPIEDYTITPPSLEDVYFHIDAVAASSAVQGQEAIE from the coding sequence ATGAGTGCATTCGTGTACGACGTGCAGCAGGTCAGTCAATCGTATAAGAAGGGGAAGACCCGGATTCTAGCCAACGAGCACATCACGATGAATATTCGCGAAGGCGAAATCGTCGGCGTACTCGGACCGAACGGCGCGGGGAAGTCGACCTTAATCAAGCAGTTAGTCGGGCATTTGAAACCGACGGAAGGCAGGGTGCTCTTCTGCGGACAGGACGTTCATAAGCAAACGCACACGGTAGCTGGATTAGTGGCATATTTCGCGCAAGAACCGCATGTCCTCTCGTCGTTGCGAGTCATCGATGCGCTCGTGTATACGGGGCAGCTGCGCGGCATGTCTGCATGGGAAGCGAAACGACAGGCGCTCGAGCTGCTTGAACGGTTCGAGATGTCCGATCTTGGCGACAAGCTGATGAAGCGGCTGTCCGGCGGGCAGAAACGGATGATCGGCATCGGGACGACGTTGATCGGAAGATCGCCCGTGTTGATCTTCGACGAACCGACGAACGAGCTGGATCCGAAGAAACGAAGGCTCGTCTGGTCGCTGATCCAAGAACGTAACCGCGAAGGAGCGACGGTCATCCTCGTCACGCACAATGTGCTGGAGGCCGAACAGGTGGTCGACCGCGTGGCGGTAATCAATCATGGAAGGCTGCTGGCGCTGGATCATGTCTCACGGCTCAAGCAGCGCGTCGACCAACGGTTGAAATTCGAATTGACCGCAGCGTACGGCAAGCGAGAAGAAGCGGAGTCCGTGCTGCAGTTGTGGGGCGAAGTTCAGGCGATGAGCGAAAATCGGCTGCGGCTTCTCGTCGAGAAGGAGCAGGCGCATCGGCTGTTCGACTTCATCATGGAGAATCCCGCCTTGCCGATCGAGGATTATACGATTACGCCGCCAAGCCTGGAAGACGTGTATTTTCATATTGATGCCGTGGCTGCGTCTTCCGCAGTCCAAGGCCAGGAGGCGATCGAATGA
- a CDS encoding TetR/AcrR family transcriptional regulator produces the protein MPPKAEISKEIILNAAFEMVREQGLDVLSARSIAQRLKCSTQPIYSVYGNMEEVKEDVFRRATDFALESMKQYHDDNNAPAMNWAIGCLLFARNEKQLFRTLYLSDYKVEFLRRNNDILHEELYAAFLQVDSRLQAIEAGKAEKMFRKIITYWLGIGTMINTNSLELDIDDATDMLGEMYQLLAMKEGIE, from the coding sequence ATGCCCCCGAAGGCAGAAATATCGAAGGAGATCATACTGAACGCCGCTTTTGAAATGGTGCGGGAACAAGGGCTGGACGTATTGTCCGCCAGGAGCATCGCGCAAAGATTGAAATGCTCCACGCAGCCCATTTACAGCGTGTACGGAAATATGGAAGAGGTCAAGGAGGATGTGTTTCGCCGGGCAACCGATTTTGCGCTCGAGAGCATGAAGCAATACCATGATGACAACAATGCGCCCGCCATGAACTGGGCGATCGGATGTCTGCTGTTCGCGCGCAATGAGAAGCAGCTCTTCAGAACCTTATATCTCTCCGATTATAAGGTGGAATTCTTGCGGAGAAACAACGACATCCTCCATGAGGAATTGTACGCCGCGTTCTTGCAGGTGGATAGCCGCCTTCAGGCGATCGAAGCGGGCAAGGCCGAGAAAATGTTTCGAAAAATAATCACCTATTGGCTTGGCATTGGCACGATGATCAACACCAATTCGCTAGAGCTCGACATTGACGACGCGACAGACATGTTAGGAGAGATGTACCAGCTGCTGGCGATGAAAGAAGGAATCGAATAA
- a CDS encoding NADPH-dependent FMN reductase encodes MLKIAIILGSTRPGRNGEAVARWVTEIANKRSDASFELVDLADFNLPLLDEPVPASMGQYSKPHTIAWSEKIDSFDGYVFVTPEYNHATSGALKNAIDFLYKEWKDKAAGFVGYGGSGGSRAIENLRLIAGELHIADVRAQVGLSLMTDFENYSVFKPGAHQEQAVNTMLDQVIAWSGALKTLR; translated from the coding sequence ATGTTGAAGATAGCGATTATTCTTGGAAGCACGCGTCCTGGCCGCAATGGAGAAGCTGTCGCACGCTGGGTAACGGAGATCGCAAACAAACGCAGCGATGCTTCCTTCGAGCTCGTCGATCTGGCGGATTTCAATTTGCCTTTGCTGGACGAGCCGGTTCCGGCATCGATGGGACAATACAGCAAGCCGCATACGATTGCATGGTCCGAGAAGATCGATTCCTTTGACGGCTATGTATTCGTAACGCCAGAGTACAATCACGCCACTTCAGGCGCCCTCAAGAATGCGATTGATTTTCTCTACAAGGAGTGGAAAGACAAAGCGGCCGGCTTCGTTGGCTATGGGGGCAGCGGCGGCTCGCGCGCCATCGAGAATCTCAGGCTCATTGCCGGCGAGCTGCATATCGCAGACGTTCGCGCCCAAGTCGGACTTTCTCTGATGACGGATTTCGAGAACTATAGCGTGTTCAAGCCCGGCGCGCATCAAGAGCAGGCGGTCAACACGATGCTTGACCAGGTTATCGCCTGGAGCGGCGCGTTGAAAACCTTGCGTTAA
- a CDS encoding copper resistance CopC family protein, producing MKIYTGIFFILVALLMLPNMVSAHTGLKSSTPANGDTVTKALTEIDLTFATTIEPLSVLKVTGEDGKEIAVTSINGDNDIKGAFKAPLTNGKYKVAWRIIGEDGHNISGEYSFTVAVPPNQAQPSTGNDTAAPTPAPDQPVNDQQGSTASSANDGAANANANVVADAGAAEGAIDAADTADADSRGTADTTNAADAATNSQGIATAADPAAAAYPAVSTAKSNLSTGWIIAIGLGCLAVMGVGIRMFSK from the coding sequence TTGAAAATCTACACAGGGATATTCTTCATTCTCGTCGCGCTGCTCATGCTGCCGAACATGGTGTCGGCGCATACCGGCTTGAAGAGCTCGACGCCGGCTAATGGAGACACAGTTACGAAGGCTTTAACAGAGATTGACTTGACGTTCGCGACAACAATCGAGCCGTTGAGCGTCTTGAAGGTTACGGGCGAGGATGGGAAGGAAATCGCGGTAACGAGCATTAACGGGGATAACGATATCAAAGGTGCGTTCAAAGCGCCTTTAACGAATGGCAAGTATAAGGTCGCATGGCGTATCATTGGCGAGGACGGCCACAATATTAGCGGCGAATACTCGTTTACGGTTGCCGTACCTCCTAATCAAGCACAACCTTCAACAGGCAATGATACTGCAGCCCCGACTCCGGCACCGGATCAGCCTGTCAATGATCAGCAGGGTTCAACAGCATCGTCCGCGAACGATGGAGCGGCAAATGCGAATGCCAATGTCGTTGCCGATGCGGGAGCTGCAGAAGGTGCAATCGATGCTGCCGATACTGCCGATGCCGATAGCAGAGGTACTGCCGATACTACTAATGCTGCCGACGCCGCGACGAATAGTCAGGGGATTGCAACGGCTGCGGACCCAGCTGCGGCGGCGTATCCGGCCGTATCAACGGCCAAGAGCAACTTAAGCACCGGATGGATCATCGCGATCGGACTTGGTTGTTTGGCAGTAATGGGGGTCGGCATTCGTATGTTTAGCAAATAA
- a CDS encoding GNAT family N-acetyltransferase, protein MSQADSTDWGVYYSVYYNMAYNGFFKDQGLKMNHWRRKFWIHQGPAKIGGVVMAPNVIFGLFFIPPFNDEMKVVQLLKKALLNGSDRTKAILAYEILPNQIDLFSRAGFWPGEFRCRWMQRPTETFSIDWDDDLRIAVPEFCTMDDEVNLNNAEEISELSYSSYSGTLSGVRRQWTSREFFSAWTKQFAQESNENLRIASSLIYDNTSGQLVGACLVSLQDGMPALFNIAVVPSHRGKGIATKMIQRALSVLREQDYPILRLYVMQGNDAEAVYYNLGFAAGPLEVQHCYIPAVQQA, encoded by the coding sequence TTGTCGCAAGCGGATTCAACGGACTGGGGCGTTTATTATTCCGTTTACTATAACATGGCCTATAACGGATTTTTTAAGGATCAAGGTTTGAAGATGAATCATTGGAGGAGAAAGTTTTGGATTCATCAAGGACCTGCGAAAATCGGCGGGGTCGTGATGGCGCCAAACGTGATTTTTGGCTTGTTTTTCATTCCGCCGTTCAATGATGAAATGAAGGTCGTTCAGCTGTTGAAGAAAGCGCTGCTGAACGGATCGGATCGGACGAAAGCTATCCTTGCCTACGAAATTTTGCCGAATCAAATCGACCTTTTCTCGAGAGCCGGCTTCTGGCCGGGTGAATTTAGATGCCGCTGGATGCAGCGGCCTACCGAGACATTCTCAATCGATTGGGATGACGATCTGAGGATTGCCGTACCCGAATTCTGCACGATGGATGACGAGGTTAACCTTAACAACGCTGAAGAAATAAGCGAGCTCTCTTACAGCAGTTACTCCGGCACGTTATCTGGAGTTCGTAGACAGTGGACCTCGCGGGAATTCTTCTCCGCATGGACGAAGCAATTTGCTCAGGAATCCAATGAGAATCTGCGAATCGCATCGAGTCTGATCTATGACAACACTAGCGGTCAATTAGTCGGCGCCTGTCTGGTTTCCTTGCAGGATGGAATGCCAGCCCTATTTAATATTGCGGTTGTGCCTTCCCATAGGGGCAAAGGCATTGCAACCAAGATGATCCAAAGGGCACTGAGCGTGTTAAGGGAGCAAGATTACCCTATTCTTCGCCTCTATGTCATGCAAGGGAATGATGCAGAAGCGGTGTATTACAATCTTGGATTCGCGGCAGGCCCGCTAGAAGTTCAGCATTGTTATATTCCCGCAGTTCAACAGGCATAA
- a CDS encoding VOC family protein gives MTEQQSEKLVERIDAVFLPVRDLGKAVDWYSDIFGLETAWRNKRFAGLIVGSNVGFHLVEVKDYVANQNYCPFNFAAADLDSVRAKLEGRGVVMTGYREGEPRRFDFFDLDGNILTIIQIE, from the coding sequence ATGACGGAGCAGCAAAGCGAGAAATTGGTTGAGCGCATTGATGCGGTATTTTTGCCTGTGCGGGATTTGGGCAAGGCGGTAGATTGGTATTCGGACATATTCGGGCTGGAAACAGCTTGGCGGAATAAGAGATTCGCGGGGCTAATCGTAGGCAGCAACGTAGGTTTCCATCTCGTCGAAGTGAAGGATTACGTGGCGAATCAGAATTATTGCCCGTTTAATTTTGCCGCGGCGGATTTGGATTCCGTACGGGCCAAGCTGGAGGGACGCGGTGTCGTCATGACCGGTTATCGCGAAGGCGAACCGCGGCGATTCGATTTCTTCGATCTCGATGGCAATATACTTACGATTATTCAGATCGAGTAG
- a CDS encoding glycosyltransferase family 2 protein, producing MQPLVSVVIPFYNCAYVDQAIESALNQTYPHLEIILVDDGSTRFLETVEPYKGTVRYIRQRNGGTASALNTGIAHAYGDYFVWLSADDVFQPDKITKQIGLLLENKGNFCHTSYAHMDHHNQITDTLKGFDFPEKIHLVDTLKLGCIINGSSVMIGMEVFQRLGLFDESLRYTHDYDMWLRILPHYEFYYIHEDLVHYRIHADMGSNRHAKKIQNEVLLVQQKHHGSMTELARFLRQASNPS from the coding sequence ATGCAGCCTTTAGTATCCGTTGTTATCCCGTTCTATAATTGCGCATATGTAGATCAGGCGATCGAAAGTGCATTGAACCAAACCTACCCCCATCTTGAAATCATCCTTGTCGACGATGGATCTACGCGGTTCCTAGAAACCGTGGAGCCCTATAAAGGGACTGTCAGATACATCCGACAGAGGAACGGCGGCACGGCGTCCGCGCTGAATACCGGCATCGCGCACGCATATGGCGACTACTTCGTCTGGCTAAGCGCGGACGATGTCTTCCAACCGGATAAAATCACGAAGCAAATCGGTCTCCTGCTCGAAAACAAAGGTAATTTTTGTCATACGTCGTATGCCCACATGGATCATCATAACCAAATCACGGACACGCTGAAAGGCTTTGATTTCCCGGAGAAAATCCACCTTGTAGACACATTAAAGTTAGGCTGCATCATCAACGGTTCCTCTGTCATGATCGGGATGGAAGTCTTCCAACGCTTAGGCTTGTTCGACGAATCGCTGCGCTATACGCACGATTATGATATGTGGCTGCGAATACTGCCGCATTACGAGTTTTACTACATCCATGAAGATTTAGTTCATTATCGGATTCATGCGGACATGGGATCCAACAGACATGCCAAGAAAATTCAAAACGAAGTCCTTCTTGTGCAGCAAAAGCATCATGGCAGCATGACTGAACTCGCACGGTTCTTGCGCCAAGCTTCGAACCCCTCATAA
- a CDS encoding DUF4231 domain-containing protein, whose translation MLNVIIVVLTFLVSMMVSIMIMRNRGSRWSGMLAAIAINVLVLVIAYVQLYNHDEKSRRFGIDYEKRYTLLLSIPILTYMNFSWLSISSRRKMINQKNREA comes from the coding sequence TTGCTAAACGTCATTATCGTTGTCTTGACATTCCTAGTGTCAATGATGGTATCGATCATGATCATGCGGAATAGAGGTAGCAGATGGTCAGGTATGTTAGCGGCTATCGCGATCAACGTACTGGTCTTGGTGATCGCATACGTACAGCTCTACAATCACGATGAGAAATCGAGAAGGTTCGGCATTGACTATGAGAAGCGCTATACATTATTGCTGTCCATCCCGATATTGACGTATATGAATTTTAGTTGGCTTTCTATATCATCCAGAAGGAAAATGATAAACCAAAAGAACCGAGAAGCTTGA
- a CDS encoding FAD-binding oxidoreductase: MKSKTKLTGLVIFKGDPGYDVARKNWDPHTDRFPKVFVFAKCTQDVANAIRWANENNVPVRPRSGRHSLEVNLSQVNGGIVIDVSKMKKITLNKKRSTAIVGSGNTVGRIAKTLAPLGYIAPFGDSPSVGIGGITLGGGIGPLQRTVGLVSDNLIALEMVDAKGRVIRANKKRNSDLLWASKGGGGGNFGVYTRYKFKVHAAPEKATVYRITWPWEQFPEVLKAWQRWAPCVDDRLGSELSIGPKKGGNVTMNGLFLGSKTEALRLLKPMTSIGTTTSKLIRLLPYPKVVDFLLPPDPVLTQRESNQFSSGFGRHPFPDKAIKSMRKFLEQVEGQFAGFFFLNWGGAVSRVAPKATAFYWRKAKFYVEWNSSWVKKSDAAKNIAVARETRRKLQPYIVGSYINVPDQGIQNSGPVYYGANYPRLRRVKAKYDPGNVFHNPQSIPPAGRRKG, encoded by the coding sequence TTGAAATCCAAGACGAAACTTACCGGGCTGGTTATTTTCAAAGGTGATCCCGGATACGATGTTGCTCGTAAGAATTGGGACCCGCATACTGACAGATTCCCCAAAGTGTTTGTTTTTGCGAAATGCACGCAGGACGTGGCAAATGCCATCCGCTGGGCCAACGAAAATAACGTCCCTGTTCGTCCGAGAAGCGGAAGGCACTCCCTAGAGGTCAATCTATCGCAGGTCAATGGCGGCATTGTCATTGACGTAAGCAAAATGAAGAAAATAACGCTGAATAAAAAAAGAAGCACCGCGATTGTCGGATCAGGCAATACGGTGGGAAGAATCGCCAAAACGCTTGCGCCGCTTGGTTATATTGCTCCGTTTGGCGACAGCCCGTCCGTTGGGATCGGCGGCATCACGCTCGGCGGAGGCATCGGACCTCTTCAAAGGACGGTCGGTCTCGTCAGCGATAATCTGATCGCGCTCGAAATGGTCGATGCGAAGGGCAGAGTCATTCGCGCCAACAAGAAACGCAACTCGGATCTCCTATGGGCTTCCAAAGGAGGCGGCGGCGGCAACTTCGGCGTATACACCAGGTACAAATTCAAGGTCCATGCCGCTCCGGAGAAGGCAACGGTATACCGGATCACCTGGCCGTGGGAGCAATTCCCGGAAGTGCTGAAAGCTTGGCAGAGATGGGCGCCCTGCGTTGACGACAGACTCGGCAGCGAGTTATCCATCGGCCCTAAGAAGGGCGGCAATGTCACCATGAACGGACTCTTCCTCGGATCGAAGACGGAGGCCCTCCGCCTGTTGAAGCCCATGACGAGCATCGGAACGACGACAAGCAAGCTCATTCGGTTACTGCCTTACCCGAAAGTCGTGGATTTTCTGCTGCCTCCCGATCCTGTCCTTACGCAAAGGGAAAGCAACCAATTCTCCAGCGGCTTCGGCCGGCATCCGTTCCCCGATAAAGCCATTAAGTCCATGCGCAAGTTTCTAGAACAGGTTGAAGGCCAATTCGCGGGATTCTTCTTCCTCAACTGGGGCGGAGCCGTAAGCCGCGTAGCCCCTAAAGCGACGGCGTTCTACTGGCGTAAAGCGAAATTTTACGTCGAGTGGAACAGCTCTTGGGTCAAGAAATCCGATGCCGCCAAAAATATCGCCGTCGCTCGCGAAACGCGCCGAAAGCTGCAGCCTTATATTGTGGGCTCCTATATTAACGTTCCTGACCAAGGAATCCAAAACTCCGGACCGGTCTACTATGGCGCCAACTATCCTCGATTGCGGCGAGTGAAGGCGAAATACGATCCGGGTAATGTGTTTCATAATCCGCAAAGCATTCCGCCGGCTGGCAGGAGAAAAGGCTAA